The genomic window CCTCGTCCATTCTGATCGGTGCGAGATGTACGACTACAAAGACTTCAGATGCTATTATAATGACAGCCTGTATCTCACTGAGTACAAATGGCATAAAGAAGGTGGACGCGTTATCTTTTATAAATAAACGACGCCGTATGAATAAAATCAGTTACTTCTTCTGGGCGTGCTCTTCAATGGTTTTCAATACTTGCTGCTATAACTGTGAAAGTCCCTGTGGACAATCTTTGGAGGCATATCAAATCAATTTTATTTTTACCGTATTTGACAAAGAAAAAAATGAATCTATTATAGGTCACTGCCTAAGTTGCCCCTACTCTGATAAAGTATCCACGCTTGTAGATATATATGGAGACACGATTAGAAATGACGGGACAATCACTGCAGGTGGAGAAATGATTTTTCCACTTATAATAAAAGGCCGCGACAGTGTAAACTATCCCATCCATCAGGAGTACTATCTGCATCTAGTTGACTTTGATAATGTGGAAAGGGATGTCGATACCATCTCCTTTGATTTCACCCTCGTCCATTCTGATCGGTGTGAGATGTACGACTACAAGGACTTCAGGTGCTATTATAATGACAGCTTATACTTCACAGAATACCCTTGGTCTTCAGGTTGGGGAATCAGGTTTTATAAATAAAGACGCTACATGAATAAAATCAGTTACTTATTCTTGGTGTGCTCTTCAATGGTTTTCAATAGTTGCTGCTATAACTGTGAAAGTCCCTGTTCACAATCATTAAGCGCTTATGAAATCGCTTTTTTTTGTTATGTTTTTGACAAAGAAACCAATGAGTCTATCGTAGGTAATTGTCTTGACTGCCCTTACTCTGATAAGGTATCCACATTGGTCGATATGTACGGAGATACGATTAGAACTGAAGGCACAATAACTGCAGGAGGTGGAATGAGATTCAGCCTTATCAAGCATGGCCGCGACAGCGTAAACTATCCTATCCATCAGGAGTACTATCTGCACCTCGTTGACTTTGACAATGTAGAGAGAGACGTCGATACCATCTCCTTTGATTTCACACTCGTCCATTCTGATCGGTGCGAGATGTACGACTACAAAGACTTCAGATGCTATTATAATGACAGCCTGTATCTCACAGAGTACAAATGGCATAAAGAAGGTGGACGCGTTATCTTTTATAAATAAACGACGCCATATGAATAAAATCAGTTACTTCTTCTGGGCGTGCTCTTCAATGGTTTTCAATAGTTGTAATAAAAAATTAATTAGTGGATGTAGATTAGTTTCCAATGCCTGAAATCTCATTTCTTGCTTTTTGTTTATGTCAAGCAATTTTGTGAAACTACAGCTGGAAATTTGCTTTGCAGTCTGAGACAATATAGGCCAATTCCAATTTGATTCGAATCCCTACAAAATCCCTGAAGCAGTCAAATATCTCTCAGCATCCAGCGCAGCCATACAGCCTGAACCTGCTGCTGTAACAGCCTGCCTATAAACTCTATCCTGAACATCTCCACAAGCAAACACACCATCTCGATTTGTTCGACTCGTACCTGCAATGGTTTTCAGGTACATCTGTTCATCCATGTCCAACCAGCCATTGAACGGTTGCGAATTCGGAGAATGTCCGATAGCAACAAAAAATGCTTTGACGGGAATAGTACTTTTTTCGTTGGTAAGGACATTGTTGATATGCACGGCATCTACTTCTTGATCACCTTTGATTTCTACAGTTTCTGTATTCCAATGGATGGTGATGTTTGGAGTGTTCTGTACTCGTTCTTGCATTATTTTTGAAGCACGCATATAGTCTTTTCGCACCAATAAATGCACCTTAGTGCAAAGTTTAGAGAGGTAAGAAGCTTCTTCTGCAGCAGTATCACCACCCCCTACTACTGCGACATCCATTCCTTTGAAGAAAAAACCATCACAAACAGCACATGCAGAAACTCCTTTATTGAGGAGGCGTTTTTCGGATTCCAATCCCAACCATTTTGCACTAGCTCCTGTGGCAATGATCACAGAATGTGTATGAAGGATTTCTCCCGATTCAGTCCATAATTTATGGAGAGGACCATTCAGATCCACTCCTGTGATTCTTTCGTACCTGATCTCGGTTCCAAATCTCTCAGCTTGTTTCTGCAAGTCCTCCATCAACACCGGACCATGAACTCCTTTGGGGTATCCGGGAAAATTCTCTACTTCAGTGGTGATCATCAATTGGCCACCGGGTTCAGCACCCGTGAACAGCAATGGATTCATGTTTGCTCTGGCAGCATAAATGGCCGCCGTGTATCCGGCAGGTCCAGACCCTATAATAATGCAATGTTTAGCTTCCATATTTTCTATCAATTATCTATTCAAAATTTGAGTGATGATTTCTTTTCCCTGTTGAAATAAATAGTCAAGGTCAGACACATTGTTCAATCTGTATTGAGCTCTGTTATAAAATTTCTGACGACTGTTGTATAATGTTTCAAAATCCAGAAAGTTCATAGATTGATAGAGTGGCCTATTCCCTTGCAATTGCAGTCGTTTAAACAGCAAAGGTGCTTCAGAATGTAAGTGAATACATGCATATTGTATCATTAAACTCATATTGATAAAAAAGCATGGACAACCTCCGCCTACAGTGATCAAGGATGGTGTTTGATGCATGCAGTCCAGCAAAACTTCTCTTTCCTGAATTCGAAAAGCCTGCTCTCCTTCACTTTGCCAATATTCCGGGATGTCCATTCCAACGAGATTTTCGAGGCGGCTATCCAAATCAATCCAATTGAATCCAAACTTCTCACACAAATGCTGACCTAAAACTGTCTTGCCAGATGCTGCAGGTCCAACAATGAAAATGTGTCGATTTAATCCTAATTTTGCCAAAATGAATCGTCAATATAAATTTGAAGTGCCATACCTGAACATGATCTTGATGTTGATTGTGGCATTTTCCTGCAAAGAAAATAAAAAATCAACGGTGCCGGCTGAAACTGTGACAAATCCTTATCTAGAGGCCATTGAAAATTCATCAACGGCTTCAAATCCAGTGGATTCATTACATACAGCAAAGTTTGTTTTGGAACAAGACAGTATCGATTTTGGAACAATTACGGAAGGTGACACAGTCAAATACACACTTTACTTTCGCAATACAGGAAATAAAAAAGGCTTGATATCACATGTTGAATCATCTTGTGGATGTACTGTAGCAAAGCATCCCAAAGGATTTATTGAACCCGGAAAGAAGGATTCAATTCTTGTAGAATATCACTCAAAGGGAAAATCCGGCTTACAGTCCAAAGACATTCTTATTTTTGCAAATACTTATCCTCAAGTAACTCGATTTAAAGTAAAAACTTTTGTAAAACCAAGACAATAGAAAATTATGGGTGGATGGTCAATGATTGTGTTTTATATTTTGATTTTTGGAATCATGTATTTTTTTATGTTGAGACCTCAAATCAAAAAACAGAAATTACAAAATGAATTCGGCAATCAATTAAAAAAAGGTGATCAGGTAGCAACTACCAGTGGAATAATCGGCAGAATCACAAAAATTGAAGAGAACATTGTTGAACTTCAGTTAGATGGAAAAACCTTTATCAAAGTTCTCAAATCTGCCATTTCAAAAGAGGCCACTGACTCTTTGCCGGCCAAGCAAATCATAGAATAAACAGGCCTTCAAAGTTGAACTGACTCATCGGGATCTGTCGATTTCAATGGTGAAAGTCGTGCGTCTGTTGAGTTGATGTTGTTCTTCGGTACAATCTGCACAAGCACAATTTATTGCAGGATCGTCTTCGCCATACGGCACAGGTGTCATTCTTGTAATGCTGATTCCTTGTTTTACAAGATAATCGATCACCGAGTCCGCTCGTGCGACTGCCAGTTTTTTGTTATAAGTTTCGTCACCTCTACAATCTGTATGAGCACCGAGGCGTATATTGACTTTGGGATTTGAATTCAAAAGTCTAACCAGCTGATCCAGAGCATGATGGGACTCTTCACGAAGATTGGCTTTGTCAAA from Saprospiraceae bacterium includes these protein-coding regions:
- the trxB gene encoding thioredoxin-disulfide reductase — encoded protein: MEAKHCIIIGSGPAGYTAAIYAARANMNPLLFTGAEPGGQLMITTEVENFPGYPKGVHGPVLMEDLQKQAERFGTEIRYERITGVDLNGPLHKLWTESGEILHTHSVIIATGASAKWLGLESEKRLLNKGVSACAVCDGFFFKGMDVAVVGGGDTAAEEASYLSKLCTKVHLLVRKDYMRASKIMQERVQNTPNITIHWNTETVEIKGDQEVDAVHINNVLTNEKSTIPVKAFFVAIGHSPNSQPFNGWLDMDEQMYLKTIAGTSRTNRDGVFACGDVQDRVYRQAVTAAGSGCMAALDAERYLTASGIL
- a CDS encoding shikimate kinase; its protein translation is MAKLGLNRHIFIVGPAASGKTVLGQHLCEKFGFNWIDLDSRLENLVGMDIPEYWQSEGEQAFRIQEREVLLDCMHQTPSLITVGGGCPCFFINMSLMIQYACIHLHSEAPLLFKRLQLQGNRPLYQSMNFLDFETLYNSRQKFYNRAQYRLNNVSDLDYLFQQGKEIITQILNR
- a CDS encoding DUF1573 domain-containing protein, encoding MNRQYKFEVPYLNMILMLIVAFSCKENKKSTVPAETVTNPYLEAIENSSTASNPVDSLHTAKFVLEQDSIDFGTITEGDTVKYTLYFRNTGNKKGLISHVESSCGCTVAKHPKGFIEPGKKDSILVEYHSKGKSGLQSKDILIFANTYPQVTRFKVKTFVKPRQ
- the yajC gene encoding preprotein translocase subunit YajC, with product MIVFYILIFGIMYFFMLRPQIKKQKLQNEFGNQLKKGDQVATTSGIIGRITKIEENIVELQLDGKTFIKVLKSAISKEATDSLPAKQIIE